actcgacatagacagtgacctggtgctgggatagaacccgggacctcggtgacatgaggcagctgtgctaaccactgcgacaccatgccacccactttttataggtttctatgagattcccctctcattcttctgaactccagcgaatacaatcctaaccgattcaacctaacctgcacatctttggactgtgggaggaaaccggagcacccagaggaaacccacacagacacggggagaaagtgcaaactccacacagtcaggctgggaattgaacccgggcccctggtgctgtgaggcagcagtgctaagcactatgccgcCCCCTGTCATGCAACGCTCAAGAGAAAAAACaatccttatccccatctgaaataggtgacccctcactttgcaacagtgactcccttgttccagattctccctcaataggaaacatccactccacatccaccctgtcaagacacctcaggatcttatattgttCAATTCAGGTTTTACCCCAAAATTTAAATCTGTGtctcgactgcttgtacgatcagtgaatggaaaccgtTTCTTTGCCCACCTGatcgaaacctggcataatcttgtgtccctgaatcaaatctcccctcaacctcctttgctggaaccattctggtaaatctcgtctgcaccttctccaagaaccttcacattcttcctgaagactGGTGACTAGAGCatcataaagattcatagaatagaattagacccttagaattcttacagtgcagaaggaggccattcggtccatcgagtcagcactgattctctgaaagggcaccctgccgaggcccagacccctaccctgtccctgtaaccccatagccccaccgaacctgcatatccctggacactaagtggcaatttatcaaggccaatccaactaatttgcttttctttcgactgtgggaggaaacctgagcacctggtggaaaccgatgcagacactgggagtgcgcaaactccacacagtcaccaaggtcggaattgaacccgggtccctggcgctgtgaggcagtagtgccaatcactgtgccaccagaagcacagcttcagtatcaatattactgtttatgaagctcaaaatcgaatttgctttgccaactactctcttaatatgttttgtagatatacaaaatccctcttcacctctttctctctcctcccaaagaggccagttgggtttttatgacaatccagcagttttcatggtcactttttcccagtgtcggccccacaaatgaccagattcattcagctcaatttcacaacctgcctttgtgttttgtgggttctctctcactccctattttctgttttaaatcagtttctcagggtgttcaaaggggcggattcaaagtccggaaactcaaaccaagcatcacatcaggatcagacacagtcctcaatttatcatatcctgaatattagcggattttgaacatggaaggaaaaagcattgttcacagtggggagaaactgtacacatgttgtgtgtgtggaaaaggattcagtcaatcttcaggcctcacaagccacatatgcagtcacactgaggagaaaccgtggaaatgtgcggaatgtgggaaaggattcacttccccatccaagctggaaattcatcgacgcagtcacactggagagaggccattcacctgctccaagtgtgggaagggatttattcagtTCACGGCCCTGcggagtcaccagcgaattcacactggggagagtccattcacctgctccaagtgtgggaagggattcgttcAGTCATcggccctgcggaaacaccagcaagttcacactgatgagagaccgtttcaatgtccagactgtgggaagtgctataaaagttctggggaactgatgtaccatcaacgtgttcacactgacgagagaccgtttaggtgctctcactgcgggactgggtttagacgatcatctcagctcactgcacatcagcgaattcacactgggaagagtctattcacctgcaccaagtgtgggaagggattcactcagtcatcccacctgctgagtcaccagcgagttcacactgatgagagaccgttccaatgtccagactgcgggaagtgctataaaagttcaggGGAACTGAtgttccatcaacgtgttcacactgacgagaaaccgtttaggtgctctcactgcgggactgggttcagacgatcatctcagctcactgtacatcagagaactcacactggggagagaccattcacctgctccatgtgtgggaagggattcactcagtcatctgacttgcagaagcaccagcgaattcacactggggagaggccattcacctgctccgagtgtgggaagggattcaccacttcatccgccctgctgagacaccaacggggccacaagtaaccacagtgattgggttttgctgttactcacattcaggactgaaccatgttcatttgggtctctttctgccgaTAACAAACTCCATCCCATTTACAGgggtaatattctggctaaaagtcaaataaattcgatttgtgttaaatacgcagAGTGCTGAAACTTTttcatatctctgacacaagttaattccttttgaagtaatctcgctctcccctgtcttttccatcctcacctccaacaagaagtgtgaggagcttgtggagcttctttgtgactgagattgagtaaatccgatcagctgcctgagctgcttccctcccttccatgaacccaccagaccaaactaaatttcattctttcccgagccctgaacccacatctttctctagtttctctcccatctcccctcatgccctctcagagctcatcttgttcaTGAGATCCAACTCCTGCTCCAGCGACCCTATTCCCACGAAGCTAACTAGTGGGaatagccaactaccctgtgtccccaataaaaaacatttataaagaaAACTACCCTGTGTccctggatattgtcaacatttctctcccttcaggtactgtccctctgtccttcaaatcttccatcatcaccccctcctcaataaaacaaacccttgaccctgccatccttacaaataactgccccatcttcaaccgccCTCtcttctccaaactctttgaacatgttgccacctcccaaatccttgccaatTTTTCCCAGAACTTCCATGttggaatcccttcaatcaggtctctgccctgtcacagtgaaatacaagagacaaacagaatcttacccggagagaagacagacaatccgggagcttggatgcaagtacggcacggtagcacagtggttagcactgctgattcacagcaccagggacccgggctcgattcctggcttggatcactgtctgtgcggagtctggaagttctcccgtgtctgcgtgggtttcttccgggtgctccgctttcctcccacactccaaagatgtgcaggttaggtggattggccaggataaattgcccttcgtgtccaaaaaggttagttggggatagggtggaggtgtggtcttaagtaggatgcgctttccaagggctggcacagacttgatgggccgaatggcctcctcctgcactgtagattctctgattctaggaggtgagattgtcctttctgagctccagccaggtgatgttaaacactcaggcgggaaagacaaaaatctacaacgtgtttaaaacagctgatttTTTTCACCACTATCTGGAATGTTAAACTTCGAGGTTattatcatcagaaacaaactccaactatcAGAGTAAAAACCTCAAAGTTCtggtacagatggaggccatttgccccgttgtgtgtgtgctggctgggagCTATTCAGCTTAATCCCATTTCACAGATCTCAGTCGATTGTCCTGCATGTCCCAGTCCTTCAAttggatatccaagacatttattttaaagtgatcgggatttctgcttctatgaccctatcagacagcgagttctagACCCCCACCACTGAAATGATGACCTCCTAGAAGTCATAGCCAAAAGAAGTATCCATTCTAAAGTGTAAGGTCCGTATTCAAGACAACACTATAGAAGCACAAGGAAACGCCCTTGCAGACCGAGTAGCAAAGGAAGCTGCCTCCCAGTAGGATTCTTCAGCAGAACCAAGACACATCTACAAATTGGGAGTGACCAATTTATTACAAGATCTACGTGAAATGCAACATGACTCTACACAAGAAGAGAAATAGTCATGGTTAGACTCAGGTATCCAGTTGTATGATGATgatatttggagacaagttcagactgataaaTCATTTGCACCACTGGCACTGATGCCATTTCTGGCCCAACAGACCCATCCATGGGGACATTTAGCCCAAGGACAGATGGTGGCTCAATTCCAGAAaagttggtgtggcaaaggattcaaaacacctgcacaattggtatcaaaccgctgtgtaacctgtcaaaagaacttgggacctataacatcaatgcctcagctaaaagctcctgcccctgcaggatcattccagaacatgcaggtcgattacatcacccttcctacatgtcaaagatacactaatgtccttgtaatagtggataagttCTCTAGATGGGGAGAGGCTGCTCCAGCCAGGAGGgctacagccacccatacagccaaagtcctatgcaaaggctatattcccagatggggagtaccagctagattgactcagacaatggaacccactttacaggtgctgtttgccaggaggtgtgcaggttactgaacatcgattggaatctacactgcccttatcatccagaatcatcaggacaagtggaacgcatgaaccaGACTTTAAAAGAACGTTTGTCCAAACACAACCAAGAAGGCAGGAGTTGGATTCAAGCCTTGGCACTCGTtttgtgcagtatcagagcaaccccaaacagaaccacaggcctaatcatcactggcagacccatgtccctgccaggaactattgacttaagaAAGGCAGACTCTCATCTGATGAGTGATGCtttacttagttattgtcaaaaTTTAACAAATGCTGTCAGGTGTCGCCGGCGTGGGGCAATCCTCCTGAGGGGGCCATGACTTGGTGCCCGGCGAATCCGTTTACGTGAAAAAAATTCAGCGCGAACAGTTAGGAGCCAAGGAGGGAAGCCACCGACCAGATATTACTCACAACCCA
This portion of the Scyliorhinus torazame isolate Kashiwa2021f chromosome 5, sScyTor2.1, whole genome shotgun sequence genome encodes:
- the LOC140419178 gene encoding uncharacterized protein — encoded protein: MEGKSIVHSGEKLYTCCVCGKGFSQSSGLTSHICSHTEEKPWKCAECGKGFTSPSKLEIHRRSHTGERPFTCSKCGKGFIQFTALRSHQRIHTGESPFTCSKCGKGFVQSSALRKHQQVHTDERPFQCPDCGKCYKSSGELMYHQRVHTDERPFRCSHCGTGFRRSSQLTAHQRIHTGKSLFTCTKCGKGFTQSSHLLSHQRVHTDERPFQCPDCGKCYKSSGELMFHQRVHTDEKPFRCSHCGTGFRRSSQLTVHQRTHTGERPFTCSMCGKGFTQSSDLQKHQRIHTGERPFTCSECGKGFTTSSALLRHQRGHK